The Alicyclobacillus vulcanalis DNA window TGTGTCTCATTCGGACGCGTGCCGCTTTCCGAGGGAGAGCGAAGCCAGCTGGCTCGCCTGCAGGGCTCCCTTTGGGACCCGGAGCTTGCGCTTCGTATGCAGGCAGGCGGCGTGAAAGTGTTCCAAGAGCAGTTCGTCGATGCGCTCGTGCAGGATGCCGCAGACGTGGCGGCAGAGCCGCGCTGAACACGCGCTTCGACATCTTACCCTGGGCTGTGGAGGAGGAATGGGTCATCGTCTGGAGCGTGCTCAATGTCATCGGAACCATCGCGTTTGCCCTGAGTGGTGCCATCGTCGCCACGGAAGAGCGATACGATTGGCTGGGCGTCTACGTCTTAGGGTTTGTGGCGGCGTTCGGCGGCGGCATGATCCGCAACCTCATCGTCGGCCTGCCGGTGGCACAGATTTGGCACCAGCCCGTGCTGTTCGTCACGGCCGCCTTGACGATCACGGCGGTCCTCGTGCTCCCCTACGGCTGTCTGCATCGCTTTCGCCGGATCGTCACGTTTTTTGATGCCATTGGGCTCGCCGCATTTGCGGTGGAAGGCGCCATGTTCGCCTACAAGGCGCACAGCACGTTTGTGACGACCGTCGTGGCCGCGCTCATGACAGGAATTGGCGGAGGACTCATCCGAGATCTGCTCGCCTCGCGCAAGCCGCTGGTCTTTCAGACCGAAATCTACGCCATCTGGGCTCTCTTGGCCGGCGCCGCGGTGGGCCTGGGGCTCGTGCGCCAGGCGTGGGAGGAGTACGTGCTGTTCGTTTTGGTCGCCCTTTTGCGCATGCTGTCCGTGCGGTGGAACTGGCATCTTCCGCGCACCGGGCCGCCGCAGGAGCCTCCGGCCCGCGCGAGCGCGTAGGCGCGCTCGGAAAAAAAAGGGCCCGCGCTTTGCGCTGCGCGAATCTCAAAAATTCCTCAAGAAAATTTCAAGGTTGGTCAGGTACGCTGATGGATGAAGGCGATAAGCCCTCCAACAGCGCGCCATGGCCGCTTCGCAGAGGGGAGCATGTTCCTGTGCGGCTCTGGCATGAAGCGCTGATCCCGCGCTTGCCGCGCGCCCAACTCCTGGGCCAACACCGGGAGTGCTGCGCGCTGCGCGGGCTGGGCTGGAATCGGCCTCACGCGACGGTCAACTACGTGTTTCAACATCCGTACGAGTACTTGGTGCAGTACCACACCCTCATCATGGATGAGATGGAGCGGCGCGGGTATCATGTCGATCCCGCCTGGCGCGATCCCGCTTTCCGCGGCAAGCGCGCGCCTCGCGCGGACGTCGATCCCGCCCGCTACGCCGCGTCATCGCCGATCTACCCGGAGCACGACGAGAGGTATCTCGCCGAATGTCTCGAAAATCTACGGGCGAAGGGGATCAGCATAGAATGATGGCGCGGAGGTTTTCGAGATGGAATGTCCAGGATGCTCAGTTTCGCAAGGCGGCATACGGCTGCAGGTGGGCCCGGCGGATGCGGAGGGCGTGAGGCGCTCGCTGGCGTCGGCGCGTTCCGTTCACTGGTCGGACGACACGACCGTCCATATGCCCCCTGACGTGTTTGCGGCGCGCGCCGCGTATTGGCGCGAGGTGTTCGATACGCGCGCGTGGCGGGTTCGAAGCGGGGAGGCCGATGGCTCGGGCGCGCCCGAGCAGGCCTTCGATGCGTTTGTCGAGGGGCTGCCCCCGGTTTGGATCGACGAGCTCTTGGCCAGGGGAGCCATCCGCATGGCCATGCAGCCGATCGTGGACTTGACGCGAGGGGCCATCGTCGCGTGCGAGATGCTGGTTCGCGCGCAGGCGCAGGACGGCAGCTGGATCTCACCAGGGGCACTCTTCGACGCGGCGCGCGACCAGGCGCGGCTGTTTGCGCTCGATCGCGCCTGCCGGATCGAGGCCATTTCGTCGGCGAGCCGGCTGCCGAAGGACTGGGACGTGTTTGTCAACTTTATCCCGACGTCCATCTATGTGCCCGAGCACTGCCTGCGGTCCACGTTTGCCGCGGCGGATCGCCACGCCGTCGCGCACGCCCGCCTGGTGTTCGAAGTGGTGGAGACCGAGCGCGTGGATGACGTGGAGCACCTGCGCGCCATTCTCTCCTTTTATCGTCGGCGGGGCGTGCGGTACGCCCTCGACGACTTCGGCGAGGGCTATAGCGACGAACGCATGCTCCGGGCGCTTCAGCCAGATGTCGTCAAGTTGGACCGCCGGTTTGTCGATCACGTCGCGGTCGATCGCGACAAGCAGCGAGTGGCGGAAGGGCTCGCGCGCGTGGCGAGATCGCTCGGCATCAAGCTCTTGGCAGAAGGGGTGGAGCGGCCGGAGGACGCGACGAAGCTCCTGGAGCTTGGGTACACGTGGCAACAGGGCTACTTGTACGCGCGCCCCACGCTGGAGCCGCCGCGCGAGCCACTGGGCTGGCTGCCGGGCGCTTGACGCTGGAGGCGAGCGCTTTCGCTATACTACGGATGTACCTTTCGGACAGGAGGAGCATCCGTTGCCGACCGAGAAACCCAACGTCACCGTCATTTCGTACCACGCGCCGCCTGTGCTGAACGCTGAATCGATTCTGGTGTGGAAGACGCTCCAGGTGCTTCGCAGCTCGTTTTCCCTGCGATTGGTCACGGCCAACG harbors:
- a CDS encoding EAL domain-containing protein, which encodes MECPGCSVSQGGIRLQVGPADAEGVRRSLASARSVHWSDDTTVHMPPDVFAARAAYWREVFDTRAWRVRSGEADGSGAPEQAFDAFVEGLPPVWIDELLARGAIRMAMQPIVDLTRGAIVACEMLVRAQAQDGSWISPGALFDAARDQARLFALDRACRIEAISSASRLPKDWDVFVNFIPTSIYVPEHCLRSTFAAADRHAVAHARLVFEVVETERVDDVEHLRAILSFYRRRGVRYALDDFGEGYSDERMLRALQPDVVKLDRRFVDHVAVDRDKQRVAEGLARVARSLGIKLLAEGVERPEDATKLLELGYTWQQGYLYARPTLEPPREPLGWLPGA
- a CDS encoding trimeric intracellular cation channel family protein codes for the protein MLNVIGTIAFALSGAIVATEERYDWLGVYVLGFVAAFGGGMIRNLIVGLPVAQIWHQPVLFVTAALTITAVLVLPYGCLHRFRRIVTFFDAIGLAAFAVEGAMFAYKAHSTFVTTVVAALMTGIGGGLIRDLLASRKPLVFQTEIYAIWALLAGAAVGLGLVRQAWEEYVLFVLVALLRMLSVRWNWHLPRTGPPQEPPARASA
- a CDS encoding TIGR02328 family protein — translated: MRLWHEALIPRLPRAQLLGQHRECCALRGLGWNRPHATVNYVFQHPYEYLVQYHTLIMDEMERRGYHVDPAWRDPAFRGKRAPRADVDPARYAASSPIYPEHDERYLAECLENLRAKGISIE